In Haliaeetus albicilla chromosome 12, bHalAlb1.1, whole genome shotgun sequence, a genomic segment contains:
- the TLE3 gene encoding transducin-like enhancer protein 3 isoform X2 — MYPQGRHPAPHQPGQPGFKFTVAESCDRIKDEFQFLQAQYHSLKVEYDKLANEKTEMQRHYVMYYEMSYGLNIEMHKQTEIAKRLNTILAQIMPFLSQEHQQQVAQAVERAKQVTMTELNAIIGVRGLPNLPLTQQLQAQHLSHAAHGPPVQLPPHPSGLQPPGIPPVTGSSSGLLALGALGSQAHLAVKDEKNHHDLDHRERDSSANNSVSPSESLRASEKHRSSTDYSIDSKKRKAEEKDSMSRYDSDGDKSDDLVVDVSNEDPATPRVSPAHSPPENGIDKARGLKKGDAPNSPASVASSSSTPSSKTKDLGHNDKSSTPGLKSNTPTPRNDAPTPGTSSTPGLRPMPGKPTGMDPLASALRTPISIAGSYAAPFAMMGHHEMNGSLTSPGAYAGLHNIPPQMSAAAAAAAAYGRSPMVSFGAVGFDPHPPMRAPGLPSSLASIPGGKPAYSFHVSADGQMQPVPFPHDALAGPGIPRHARQINTLSHGEVVCAVTISNPTRHVYTGGKGCVKIWDISQPGSKSPISQLDCLNRDNYIRSCKLLPDGRTLIVGGEASTLTIWDLASPTPRIKAELTSSAPACYALAISPDAKVCFSCCSDGNIAVWDLHNQTLVRQFQGHTDGASCIDISHDGTKLWTGGLDNTVRSWDLREGRQLQQHDFTSQIFSLGYCPTGEWLAVGMESSNVEVLHHTKPDKYQLHLHESCVLSLKFAYCGKWFVSTGKDNLLNAWRTPYGASIFQSKESSSVLSCDISADDKYIVTGSGDKKATVYEVIY; from the exons acagaaattGCTAAAAGACTGAATACGATTTTAGCCCAGATCATGCCTTTTCTGTCACAAGAG caccaACAGCAAGTCGCACAGGCTGTTGAGCGTGCCAAGCAAGTGACAATGACGGAGTTGAATGCTATCATCGGGGTACGTGGACTTCCCAATCTGCCTCTCACC cagcagctccaggctcAGCACCTCTCCCACGCCGCCCATGGACCCCCGGTCCAGCTGCCGCCGCACCCCTCGGGCCTCCAGCCGCCGGGCATCCCGCCGGTCACCGGCAGCAGCTCAGGGCTGCTGGCTCTCGGTGCCCTGGGGAGCCAGGCACACCTCGCCGTCAAGGATGAGAAAAACCATCACGACCTGGACCACAGAG AGCGAGACTCAAGTGCA AATAACTCCGTTTCACCCTCGGAGAGCCTGAGAGCCAGCGAGAAGCACCGGAGCTCCACGGACTACAGCATTGACTCCAAGAAGCGGAAAGCGGAGGAGAAGGACAGCATGAGCCGATAT GACAGCGATGGTGACAAGAGCGATGACCTGGTGGTCGACGTCTCCAACGAG GACCCCGCCACCCCCCGGGTCAGCCCAGCCCACTCTCCCCCGGAGAACGGCATAGACAAAGCCCGTGGGCTGAAGAAGGGGGACGCACCAAACAGCCCGGCCTCGGtcgcctcctccagcagcactcCCTCCTCCAAGACTAAAGACCTGGGCCAC AATGACAAATCGTCGACGCCCGGGCTCAAGTCGAACACTCCGACGCCGAGGAACGATGCTCCGACCCCAGGGACGAGCAGCaccccggggctgcggccgaTGCCCGGCAAGCCAACCGGCATGGACCCCCTGG CCTCGGCCCTGCGGACGCCCATCTCCATTGCGGGCTCCTACGCGGCTCCCTTCGCCATGATGGGGCACCACGAGATGAACGGCTCGCTCACCAGCCCTGGCGCCTACGCGGGGCTCCACAACATCCCCCCGCAGATGAgtgccgctgccgccgccgccgctgcctaTGGCCGGTCGCCAATGGTGAGCTTTGGAGCT GTTGGTTTCGACCCGCACCCGCCCATGAGAGCCCCCGGCCTGCCCTCAAGCCTGGCGTCCATCCCTGGAGGGAAGCC AGCCTACTCCTTCCACGTGAGTGCCGACGGGCAGATGCAGCCGGTCCCCTTTCCCCACGATGCCCTGGCGGGTCCCGGCATCCCACGGCACGCCCGGCAGATCAACACGCTGAGCCACGGGGAGGTGGTGTGTGCCGTCACCATCAGCAACCCCACCAGGCACGTCTACACTGGGGGCAAGGGGTGCGTGAAGATCTGGGATATCAGCCAGCCGGGCAGCAAGAGCCCCATCTCCCAGCTGGACTGCCTG AACAGAGATAACTACATCCGCTCCTGCAAACTCCTCCCCGACGGCCGCACGCTGATCGTGGGAGGGGAGGCGAGCACGCTCACCATCTGGGACCTGGCTTCCCCCACGCCCCGCATCAAGGCCGAGCTGACCTCCTCCGCCCCCGCCTGCTACGCCCTGGCCATCAGCCCCGACGCCAAAGtctgcttctcctgctgcagcGACGGCAACATCGCCGTCTGGGACCTGCACAACCAGACACTCGTCAG GCAATTCCAAGGCCACACAGATGGTGCCAGCTGCATAGATATCTCGCATGACGGTACAAAGTTGTGGACAGGGGGTCTGGACAACACAGTGCGCTCCTGGGACCTGCGGGAAGGgaggcagctccagcagcatgACTTTACCTCCCAG ATCTTCTCGCTGGGATACTGCCCGACGGGCGAGTGGCTCGCGGTGGGAATGGAGAGCAGCAACGTGGAAGTGCTGCACCACACGAAACCCGACAAGTACCAGCTGCACCTCCACGAGAGCTGCGTCCTCTCCCTCAAGTTTGCCTACTGCG GTAAATGGTTTGTGAGTACTGGAAAAGACAACCTGCTCAATGCCTGGAGGACGCCCTACGGAGCGAGCATCTTCCAG TCCAAGGAATCCTCGTCCGTCTTAAGTTGTGACATTTCAGCGGATGACAAGTACATCGTCACGGGCTCTGGTGACAAGAAGGCCACAGTCTACGAGGTCATCTACTAA
- the TLE3 gene encoding transducin-like enhancer protein 3 isoform X1: MYPQGRHPAPHQPGQPGFKFTVAESCDRIKDEFQFLQAQYHSLKVEYDKLANEKTEMQRHYVMYYEMSYGLNIEMHKQTEIAKRLNTILAQIMPFLSQEHQQQVAQAVERAKQVTMTELNAIIGVRGLPNLPLTQQQLQAQHLSHAAHGPPVQLPPHPSGLQPPGIPPVTGSSSGLLALGALGSQAHLAVKDEKNHHDLDHRERDSSANNSVSPSESLRASEKHRSSTDYSIDSKKRKAEEKDSMSRYDSDGDKSDDLVVDVSNEDPATPRVSPAHSPPENGIDKARGLKKGDAPNSPASVASSSSTPSSKTKDLGHNDKSSTPGLKSNTPTPRNDAPTPGTSSTPGLRPMPGKPTGMDPLASALRTPISIAGSYAAPFAMMGHHEMNGSLTSPGAYAGLHNIPPQMSAAAAAAAAYGRSPMVSFGAVGFDPHPPMRAPGLPSSLASIPGGKPAYSFHVSADGQMQPVPFPHDALAGPGIPRHARQINTLSHGEVVCAVTISNPTRHVYTGGKGCVKIWDISQPGSKSPISQLDCLNRDNYIRSCKLLPDGRTLIVGGEASTLTIWDLASPTPRIKAELTSSAPACYALAISPDAKVCFSCCSDGNIAVWDLHNQTLVRQFQGHTDGASCIDISHDGTKLWTGGLDNTVRSWDLREGRQLQQHDFTSQIFSLGYCPTGEWLAVGMESSNVEVLHHTKPDKYQLHLHESCVLSLKFAYCGKWFVSTGKDNLLNAWRTPYGASIFQSKESSSVLSCDISADDKYIVTGSGDKKATVYEVIY, encoded by the exons acagaaattGCTAAAAGACTGAATACGATTTTAGCCCAGATCATGCCTTTTCTGTCACAAGAG caccaACAGCAAGTCGCACAGGCTGTTGAGCGTGCCAAGCAAGTGACAATGACGGAGTTGAATGCTATCATCGGGGTACGTGGACTTCCCAATCTGCCTCTCACC cagcagcagctccaggctcAGCACCTCTCCCACGCCGCCCATGGACCCCCGGTCCAGCTGCCGCCGCACCCCTCGGGCCTCCAGCCGCCGGGCATCCCGCCGGTCACCGGCAGCAGCTCAGGGCTGCTGGCTCTCGGTGCCCTGGGGAGCCAGGCACACCTCGCCGTCAAGGATGAGAAAAACCATCACGACCTGGACCACAGAG AGCGAGACTCAAGTGCA AATAACTCCGTTTCACCCTCGGAGAGCCTGAGAGCCAGCGAGAAGCACCGGAGCTCCACGGACTACAGCATTGACTCCAAGAAGCGGAAAGCGGAGGAGAAGGACAGCATGAGCCGATAT GACAGCGATGGTGACAAGAGCGATGACCTGGTGGTCGACGTCTCCAACGAG GACCCCGCCACCCCCCGGGTCAGCCCAGCCCACTCTCCCCCGGAGAACGGCATAGACAAAGCCCGTGGGCTGAAGAAGGGGGACGCACCAAACAGCCCGGCCTCGGtcgcctcctccagcagcactcCCTCCTCCAAGACTAAAGACCTGGGCCAC AATGACAAATCGTCGACGCCCGGGCTCAAGTCGAACACTCCGACGCCGAGGAACGATGCTCCGACCCCAGGGACGAGCAGCaccccggggctgcggccgaTGCCCGGCAAGCCAACCGGCATGGACCCCCTGG CCTCGGCCCTGCGGACGCCCATCTCCATTGCGGGCTCCTACGCGGCTCCCTTCGCCATGATGGGGCACCACGAGATGAACGGCTCGCTCACCAGCCCTGGCGCCTACGCGGGGCTCCACAACATCCCCCCGCAGATGAgtgccgctgccgccgccgccgctgcctaTGGCCGGTCGCCAATGGTGAGCTTTGGAGCT GTTGGTTTCGACCCGCACCCGCCCATGAGAGCCCCCGGCCTGCCCTCAAGCCTGGCGTCCATCCCTGGAGGGAAGCC AGCCTACTCCTTCCACGTGAGTGCCGACGGGCAGATGCAGCCGGTCCCCTTTCCCCACGATGCCCTGGCGGGTCCCGGCATCCCACGGCACGCCCGGCAGATCAACACGCTGAGCCACGGGGAGGTGGTGTGTGCCGTCACCATCAGCAACCCCACCAGGCACGTCTACACTGGGGGCAAGGGGTGCGTGAAGATCTGGGATATCAGCCAGCCGGGCAGCAAGAGCCCCATCTCCCAGCTGGACTGCCTG AACAGAGATAACTACATCCGCTCCTGCAAACTCCTCCCCGACGGCCGCACGCTGATCGTGGGAGGGGAGGCGAGCACGCTCACCATCTGGGACCTGGCTTCCCCCACGCCCCGCATCAAGGCCGAGCTGACCTCCTCCGCCCCCGCCTGCTACGCCCTGGCCATCAGCCCCGACGCCAAAGtctgcttctcctgctgcagcGACGGCAACATCGCCGTCTGGGACCTGCACAACCAGACACTCGTCAG GCAATTCCAAGGCCACACAGATGGTGCCAGCTGCATAGATATCTCGCATGACGGTACAAAGTTGTGGACAGGGGGTCTGGACAACACAGTGCGCTCCTGGGACCTGCGGGAAGGgaggcagctccagcagcatgACTTTACCTCCCAG ATCTTCTCGCTGGGATACTGCCCGACGGGCGAGTGGCTCGCGGTGGGAATGGAGAGCAGCAACGTGGAAGTGCTGCACCACACGAAACCCGACAAGTACCAGCTGCACCTCCACGAGAGCTGCGTCCTCTCCCTCAAGTTTGCCTACTGCG GTAAATGGTTTGTGAGTACTGGAAAAGACAACCTGCTCAATGCCTGGAGGACGCCCTACGGAGCGAGCATCTTCCAG TCCAAGGAATCCTCGTCCGTCTTAAGTTGTGACATTTCAGCGGATGACAAGTACATCGTCACGGGCTCTGGTGACAAGAAGGCCACAGTCTACGAGGTCATCTACTAA
- the TLE3 gene encoding transducin-like enhancer protein 3 isoform X3, whose product MYPQGRHPAPHQPGQPGFKFTVAESCDRIKDEFQFLQAQYHSLKVEYDKLANEKTEMQRHYVMYYEMSYGLNIEMHKQTEIAKRLNTILAQIMPFLSQEHQQQVAQAVERAKQVTMTELNAIIGVRGLPNLPLTQQQLQAQHLSHAAHGPPVQLPPHPSGLQPPGIPPVTGSSSGLLALGALGSQAHLAVKDEKNHHDLDHRERDSSANNSVSPSESLRASEKHRSSTDYSIDSKKRKAEEKDSMSRYDSDGDKSDDLVVDVSNEDPATPRVSPAHSPPENGIDKARGLKKGDAPNSPASVASSSSTPSSKTKDLGHNDKSSTPGLKSNTPTPRNDAPTPGTSSTPGLRPMPGKPTGMDPLASALRTPISIAGSYAAPFAMMGHHEMNGSLTSPGAYAGLHNIPPQMSAAAAAAAAYGRSPMVGFDPHPPMRAPGLPSSLASIPGGKPAYSFHVSADGQMQPVPFPHDALAGPGIPRHARQINTLSHGEVVCAVTISNPTRHVYTGGKGCVKIWDISQPGSKSPISQLDCLNRDNYIRSCKLLPDGRTLIVGGEASTLTIWDLASPTPRIKAELTSSAPACYALAISPDAKVCFSCCSDGNIAVWDLHNQTLVRQFQGHTDGASCIDISHDGTKLWTGGLDNTVRSWDLREGRQLQQHDFTSQIFSLGYCPTGEWLAVGMESSNVEVLHHTKPDKYQLHLHESCVLSLKFAYCGKWFVSTGKDNLLNAWRTPYGASIFQSKESSSVLSCDISADDKYIVTGSGDKKATVYEVIY is encoded by the exons acagaaattGCTAAAAGACTGAATACGATTTTAGCCCAGATCATGCCTTTTCTGTCACAAGAG caccaACAGCAAGTCGCACAGGCTGTTGAGCGTGCCAAGCAAGTGACAATGACGGAGTTGAATGCTATCATCGGGGTACGTGGACTTCCCAATCTGCCTCTCACC cagcagcagctccaggctcAGCACCTCTCCCACGCCGCCCATGGACCCCCGGTCCAGCTGCCGCCGCACCCCTCGGGCCTCCAGCCGCCGGGCATCCCGCCGGTCACCGGCAGCAGCTCAGGGCTGCTGGCTCTCGGTGCCCTGGGGAGCCAGGCACACCTCGCCGTCAAGGATGAGAAAAACCATCACGACCTGGACCACAGAG AGCGAGACTCAAGTGCA AATAACTCCGTTTCACCCTCGGAGAGCCTGAGAGCCAGCGAGAAGCACCGGAGCTCCACGGACTACAGCATTGACTCCAAGAAGCGGAAAGCGGAGGAGAAGGACAGCATGAGCCGATAT GACAGCGATGGTGACAAGAGCGATGACCTGGTGGTCGACGTCTCCAACGAG GACCCCGCCACCCCCCGGGTCAGCCCAGCCCACTCTCCCCCGGAGAACGGCATAGACAAAGCCCGTGGGCTGAAGAAGGGGGACGCACCAAACAGCCCGGCCTCGGtcgcctcctccagcagcactcCCTCCTCCAAGACTAAAGACCTGGGCCAC AATGACAAATCGTCGACGCCCGGGCTCAAGTCGAACACTCCGACGCCGAGGAACGATGCTCCGACCCCAGGGACGAGCAGCaccccggggctgcggccgaTGCCCGGCAAGCCAACCGGCATGGACCCCCTGG CCTCGGCCCTGCGGACGCCCATCTCCATTGCGGGCTCCTACGCGGCTCCCTTCGCCATGATGGGGCACCACGAGATGAACGGCTCGCTCACCAGCCCTGGCGCCTACGCGGGGCTCCACAACATCCCCCCGCAGATGAgtgccgctgccgccgccgccgctgcctaTGGCCGGTCGCCAATG GTTGGTTTCGACCCGCACCCGCCCATGAGAGCCCCCGGCCTGCCCTCAAGCCTGGCGTCCATCCCTGGAGGGAAGCC AGCCTACTCCTTCCACGTGAGTGCCGACGGGCAGATGCAGCCGGTCCCCTTTCCCCACGATGCCCTGGCGGGTCCCGGCATCCCACGGCACGCCCGGCAGATCAACACGCTGAGCCACGGGGAGGTGGTGTGTGCCGTCACCATCAGCAACCCCACCAGGCACGTCTACACTGGGGGCAAGGGGTGCGTGAAGATCTGGGATATCAGCCAGCCGGGCAGCAAGAGCCCCATCTCCCAGCTGGACTGCCTG AACAGAGATAACTACATCCGCTCCTGCAAACTCCTCCCCGACGGCCGCACGCTGATCGTGGGAGGGGAGGCGAGCACGCTCACCATCTGGGACCTGGCTTCCCCCACGCCCCGCATCAAGGCCGAGCTGACCTCCTCCGCCCCCGCCTGCTACGCCCTGGCCATCAGCCCCGACGCCAAAGtctgcttctcctgctgcagcGACGGCAACATCGCCGTCTGGGACCTGCACAACCAGACACTCGTCAG GCAATTCCAAGGCCACACAGATGGTGCCAGCTGCATAGATATCTCGCATGACGGTACAAAGTTGTGGACAGGGGGTCTGGACAACACAGTGCGCTCCTGGGACCTGCGGGAAGGgaggcagctccagcagcatgACTTTACCTCCCAG ATCTTCTCGCTGGGATACTGCCCGACGGGCGAGTGGCTCGCGGTGGGAATGGAGAGCAGCAACGTGGAAGTGCTGCACCACACGAAACCCGACAAGTACCAGCTGCACCTCCACGAGAGCTGCGTCCTCTCCCTCAAGTTTGCCTACTGCG GTAAATGGTTTGTGAGTACTGGAAAAGACAACCTGCTCAATGCCTGGAGGACGCCCTACGGAGCGAGCATCTTCCAG TCCAAGGAATCCTCGTCCGTCTTAAGTTGTGACATTTCAGCGGATGACAAGTACATCGTCACGGGCTCTGGTGACAAGAAGGCCACAGTCTACGAGGTCATCTACTAA